One Lentibacillus cibarius DNA window includes the following coding sequences:
- a CDS encoding ABC-2 transporter permease, producing MGALMKRELDSMHLASQYQNKLKAFIAVYGILGVGVPVFFWVFGPGVVGLMSGDMVNTSILVIGLIHSSQAISLHLFREDAHRQLTFLQILPVKKTAIVHAKFTSVLLLSVFVIGWMFMVAGANTLLSDITVSDFWLAVGFFCSLIISTEAVVLLTYFTRGADRVNVMYWVSFAGWAVLFVLSGLFMKSLGKEPDSFVFIIYILVALFVYLFCWSLAVRRVNKRGFPQETGYKANQIQTIDTRGKGD from the coding sequence ATGGGAGCATTAATGAAACGAGAGCTCGACAGCATGCACCTGGCTTCGCAATATCAAAATAAACTTAAGGCATTTATAGCAGTGTATGGCATTTTGGGCGTTGGGGTTCCGGTTTTCTTCTGGGTGTTCGGTCCAGGCGTTGTCGGTCTTATGAGTGGAGACATGGTGAATACATCGATTTTAGTTATTGGTTTAATTCACAGCTCGCAAGCGATCTCGCTGCATTTATTCAGGGAAGACGCCCATCGACAGTTAACATTCTTACAGATATTGCCGGTGAAAAAAACAGCTATTGTACATGCCAAATTCACAAGTGTACTGTTACTAAGCGTATTTGTTATTGGTTGGATGTTTATGGTTGCAGGTGCCAACACACTACTGAGTGACATTACAGTGAGTGATTTTTGGCTTGCAGTGGGATTCTTTTGTTCGCTGATTATTTCTACTGAGGCCGTCGTGCTTCTGACATATTTTACGCGAGGCGCTGACAGAGTAAACGTCATGTACTGGGTTTCCTTTGCTGGTTGGGCAGTTCTGTTCGTCTTGTCAGGTCTCTTCATGAAAAGTCTGGGGAAAGAACCGGATAGTTTCGTTTTTATCATTTATATATTGGTTGCCCTCTTCGTGTATCTCTTTTGCTGGTCATTGGCGGTACGAAGGGTGAACAAACGGGGATTCCCACAAGAAACCGGCTATAAGGCAAATCAAATACAAACCATTGACACAAGAGGAAAAGGGGATTGA
- a CDS encoding ABC-2 transporter permease, whose amino-acid sequence MNVLIQREMEGEIASDWQERIIYHVMYGVVLNIFMWLLGPRVLDLFSIGAMDQFVSVMVVLVVSSTLNEKLKNDSINRQMSFLQTLPVSKSQLVHAKFLHMLLLWCMAFVWLSSVISVNLLLNGGWTFDLWTHVWGFTSALLFIQSMVLLCYFSKGYQVAQAVFYLSALAWAAIFIPLGLTLEETGLSKGGLWGIALMAAFIIYVISWLMAIRKVNAKGIPEESWDYLATDDVS is encoded by the coding sequence GTGAACGTGCTGATTCAACGGGAGATGGAGGGGGAAATAGCATCAGATTGGCAAGAAAGAATCATTTATCATGTCATGTACGGTGTGGTGCTGAACATTTTTATGTGGCTACTCGGTCCACGGGTGTTAGATCTGTTCAGCATAGGGGCGATGGATCAGTTTGTTTCTGTCATGGTGGTCCTGGTGGTTTCGTCTACACTTAATGAAAAATTAAAAAACGACAGCATCAACCGGCAAATGAGCTTTTTACAAACGCTGCCTGTCTCTAAAAGCCAGCTAGTCCATGCCAAATTTCTGCATATGCTATTGCTGTGGTGTATGGCATTTGTTTGGCTTTCATCGGTTATTTCTGTGAATTTGCTTTTGAATGGAGGGTGGACGTTTGATTTGTGGACCCATGTTTGGGGGTTCACGTCAGCCCTTTTATTTATCCAATCAATGGTTCTGCTGTGTTATTTTTCAAAAGGATATCAGGTGGCTCAAGCAGTCTTCTATTTGTCTGCTTTAGCATGGGCAGCAATATTTATTCCGCTGGGGTTGACACTAGAGGAGACGGGACTCTCGAAAGGTGGGCTTTGGGGAATCGCGTTAATGGCAGCTTTTATCATATATGTTATCAGCTGGTTGATGGCTATTCGGAAGGTGAATGCAAAGGGGATTCCGGAAGAAAGCTGGGATTACCTTGCCACAGATGATGTTTCGTAA
- a CDS encoding metal-dependent hydrolase: protein MKGTSHALIGGAAGFGVAVYLGTTPVDSFTLMSAGMIAGLCPDLDTSGRLSRRITIPAEPFKLLMGFVAVWLIYYSFVKGSGVEQVTGIGVGVLLLVFSRKLSPKWMLTVTGAGIIVLGGAMDVLWLLLVGGYVLLASLFPHRSYTHSLPGLIFFGYISYLFAADVQVEGMFYACVIGYVSHLAADSRVIPGNKQGVKLFAPVSRLEV, encoded by the coding sequence ATGAAGGGAACATCACACGCACTGATTGGTGGAGCAGCAGGTTTCGGGGTGGCGGTTTATTTGGGCACGACCCCTGTAGATAGTTTCACTCTAATGAGTGCAGGAATGATTGCAGGGCTATGTCCTGATCTTGATACAAGCGGGCGATTGTCCCGCCGTATTACCATCCCGGCTGAACCGTTTAAATTATTAATGGGATTTGTAGCGGTATGGCTAATATACTACTCATTCGTGAAAGGGTCCGGTGTGGAACAGGTGACCGGAATTGGTGTTGGCGTGTTGTTGCTTGTGTTTTCTAGAAAGTTATCACCAAAATGGATGCTAACGGTTACGGGCGCGGGAATCATCGTGCTGGGAGGAGCGATGGACGTACTATGGCTGCTTTTGGTAGGTGGCTATGTGCTGCTAGCGTCGTTATTCCCGCATCGCTCCTACACGCACTCGCTGCCAGGACTTATTTTTTTCGGTTATATCAGTTATTTGTTTGCAGCCGATGTGCAGGTGGAAGGGATGTTCTATGCTTGTGTGATAGGATATGTATCCCATTTGGCAGCCGATTCACGGGTTATCCCAGGCAATAAACAAGGCGTAAAACTATTCGCCCCTGTTAGTAGATTGGAAGTGTAA
- a CDS encoding GntR family transcriptional regulator yields MLIHISQTSSTPMYEQVIGEIQRLIAMGHMEPGEMLPSIRELSKQLMTSGITIRRAYQELEQTGFIYTRKGKGSYVAKLSDERLAQWKMEQVRGPLSESVLQAKKLHLKEEQFHDLIRHMWQEVDEEKQEGEDNES; encoded by the coding sequence GTGCTGATACATATTTCGCAGACGAGTTCGACGCCGATGTATGAGCAGGTGATTGGGGAAATCCAGCGGTTGATTGCGATGGGGCATATGGAACCGGGGGAGATGCTTCCGTCGATTCGTGAGCTGTCCAAACAATTGATGACGAGCGGGATTACCATTCGGCGTGCATATCAGGAACTGGAACAGACCGGGTTTATTTATACGCGAAAAGGCAAAGGCAGTTATGTGGCCAAACTAAGTGACGAAAGGCTGGCACAATGGAAGATGGAACAAGTGCGGGGACCATTGTCGGAATCGGTTTTGCAAGCGAAAAAGCTGCATCTGAAAGAAGAACAATTCCACGATTTGATCAGACATATGTGGCAAGAAGTGGATGAAGAAAAGCAGGAGGGAGAAGACAATGAATCATAA
- a CDS encoding ASCH domain-containing protein, translating to MEIEKHNWPEKYDINKLVTIQNDIDKIINETKTSVRRNDRYADPGDSLMLDGHKVVVEHVYPQKLGEITEENAQQEGYKSLEAYKNGITNIHGEDVWDPEQVVWVHELKVVG from the coding sequence ATGGAAATAGAGAAACATAACTGGCCGGAAAAATACGATATCAACAAACTCGTTACTATTCAGAATGATATTGACAAAATTATTAATGAAACAAAAACATCGGTACGCCGCAATGACCGATACGCCGACCCAGGTGACAGCCTCATGTTAGACGGACATAAGGTTGTTGTCGAACACGTCTACCCACAAAAACTTGGAGAAATCACCGAAGAAAATGCTCAGCAGGAAGGCTATAAAAGCTTGGAAGCATACAAAAATGGTATTACCAATATTCACGGAGAAGACGTATGGGACCCGGAACAGGTAGTCTGGGTGCACGAATTAAAGGTCGTTGGGTAA
- a CDS encoding ABC-2 transporter permease: MRAGAIFRFVKEEWYSQRRMLLWYMVWTLLLDIALLICSQLEWVLQQVRQSALSFGQFSLSVFAILFIPYAISWVILVYKVDKEKRTGFYTFVHTLPITIKEVVTAKYISVFLMNGLMFGWLSMLWRLYEVSVRDAASLQAWTGLCMVGFLIAFGMSAIQLGIFFHWGGTSLALLLVLIVGNQLDVADQLADQTMAWMAGTPLLTWGVTLLIVGCIWSLCWRWSLKAYRKYE; the protein is encoded by the coding sequence ATGAGGGCAGGTGCGATTTTCCGTTTTGTTAAAGAAGAATGGTACAGTCAGCGGCGTATGCTGTTATGGTACATGGTATGGACGCTGCTGCTTGATATAGCGCTGCTGATTTGCAGTCAGCTGGAATGGGTGCTGCAGCAGGTTCGCCAGTCCGCACTCAGTTTCGGGCAATTTTCGTTAAGCGTATTTGCTATTCTATTTATACCATATGCCATCAGTTGGGTGATCCTTGTTTATAAGGTGGATAAGGAGAAGCGGACAGGATTTTACACGTTTGTGCATACATTGCCGATCACTATAAAGGAAGTGGTTACGGCAAAATATATTTCCGTATTCCTGATGAATGGATTAATGTTCGGCTGGCTTAGTATGTTGTGGCGCCTATATGAAGTTAGTGTAAGGGATGCAGCATCATTGCAAGCGTGGACAGGGTTATGTATGGTTGGTTTCTTGATTGCTTTTGGTATGTCAGCTATTCAATTGGGGATCTTCTTTCATTGGGGCGGTACTAGTCTTGCTTTACTATTGGTGCTCATTGTTGGGAACCAATTGGATGTTGCCGACCAATTAGCTGACCAGACAATGGCGTGGATGGCAGGGACGCCGCTCTTGACGTGGGGAGTCACCCTTTTGATAGTCGGTTGTATCTGGAGCCTATGTTGGCGCTGGTCGCTAAAGGCCTACCGAAAATACGAATGA
- a CDS encoding V4R domain-containing protein: MDLFTFNDMTKINRTELGDEVPLELFRAIRLIGMYQGLPMEGKTTTLTVGRKIGRSIPADTVEQFLDMFKALKIGAMTLLEQTDSYMLFRVYDCFCSGLPVKGKKVCDLEGAILEGALKRILNNNNLSVYESKCNINGDDYCEYTVRKYNNIDD, from the coding sequence ATGGATTTATTCACATTTAATGATATGACAAAAATAAACCGGACGGAGCTCGGAGATGAGGTGCCGCTCGAACTTTTCCGAGCAATCCGTTTAATCGGCATGTACCAAGGGTTGCCAATGGAGGGGAAAACAACAACCTTGACAGTCGGCAGGAAGATAGGTCGAAGTATACCAGCAGATACCGTCGAACAGTTTTTGGATATGTTCAAGGCATTAAAGATCGGTGCGATGACCCTGCTGGAACAAACAGATTCTTATATGCTGTTTAGGGTGTACGATTGCTTTTGCAGCGGCCTTCCCGTTAAAGGAAAAAAAGTTTGTGATCTGGAAGGAGCCATCTTGGAAGGAGCATTAAAAAGAATTCTTAATAACAACAATCTTTCTGTTTACGAATCGAAATGCAATATAAACGGGGACGACTACTGCGAGTATACCGTCCGAAAGTACAATAATATTGATGACTAG
- a CDS encoding MATE family efflux transporter, with amino-acid sequence MGLAEQKLLSQSVTKSFFQYFLPTLVGMMLMSVNIVIDGIFVGNGVGSVALASVNVAVPVWSVVISISLLIGIGGGTLYSIATGAHDTEKAKRIFTLALVLVTIVITIIGITGYLAAEPLARLFGANEETLPYAMDYMEIIFLWAPVLAWENCLSIFVRNDGGPNIAMAGLVVTALLNIVLNYWMIFILRMEVTGAALASVLATVAGLLVYSIHFFKANSGLKFMRPTWEKRDIVTIGKLGFPNFLAEAGTGIFVMGYNIALSYYAGTTGLAAFSVINYLHTFMFLAFIGMGSSIQPMISFYFGAKKYESIKDTVKVSEITGLALGIAFLAIGYFGAGYLVSIFGVETEAIRQLAIKGIKLFFIGYLFMGINFIYMTYYQSIAYIGPSIGITLFRGFILLIAALIILPALFGTTGIWLALPAAEGLVAIFLVLVARKGIRQRHLQSQGY; translated from the coding sequence ATGGGCTTAGCTGAACAAAAACTGCTGTCTCAGTCTGTCACGAAAAGTTTCTTTCAATATTTCCTTCCTACGCTTGTTGGTATGATGCTCATGTCTGTCAACATTGTTATTGATGGCATTTTTGTCGGGAACGGTGTTGGCTCTGTGGCGCTTGCCAGTGTCAATGTTGCTGTGCCTGTCTGGTCCGTCGTCATATCCATCTCGCTTCTGATTGGCATTGGCGGGGGTACACTATATTCCATCGCGACCGGTGCACATGATACAGAGAAAGCAAAGCGGATTTTCACCCTTGCCTTGGTGCTCGTAACCATCGTGATCACAATAATCGGCATCACCGGCTATTTAGCTGCAGAACCGCTCGCCCGTTTGTTCGGTGCCAATGAAGAAACGTTGCCGTATGCCATGGATTATATGGAAATTATTTTTTTATGGGCGCCTGTCCTCGCCTGGGAAAACTGTCTCAGCATCTTCGTCCGTAACGACGGTGGCCCGAACATTGCCATGGCGGGGCTTGTAGTAACCGCCTTACTCAATATTGTCCTGAATTACTGGATGATTTTTATATTGAGAATGGAAGTAACAGGCGCTGCGCTAGCATCGGTGTTAGCAACGGTTGCCGGTCTCCTTGTTTATTCCATTCATTTTTTCAAAGCAAATAGTGGCTTAAAGTTCATGCGTCCAACATGGGAAAAAAGAGACATCGTTACAATTGGTAAACTGGGCTTCCCTAATTTCCTGGCTGAAGCAGGAACAGGCATCTTTGTCATGGGATACAATATCGCGCTATCCTACTATGCTGGCACAACCGGTCTGGCGGCATTTTCCGTCATCAATTATTTGCACACGTTTATGTTTTTGGCCTTTATCGGAATGGGCTCTTCTATTCAGCCAATGATCAGTTTTTATTTTGGTGCAAAGAAATACGAGTCCATCAAAGATACGGTCAAGGTGTCTGAAATTACCGGACTGGCGCTGGGAATCGCTTTTCTCGCTATCGGCTATTTCGGTGCCGGTTACCTCGTATCGATTTTCGGCGTGGAAACAGAAGCCATACGCCAGCTGGCCATAAAAGGAATTAAGTTGTTTTTTATCGGCTACCTATTTATGGGGATTAATTTTATCTATATGACCTATTACCAATCGATTGCTTATATCGGGCCCTCGATTGGCATCACCCTATTTCGCGGCTTCATTCTCCTAATTGCAGCACTCATCATATTGCCAGCCTTGTTTGGCACAACAGGCATCTGGCTCGCACTACCAGCTGCAGAAGGACTCGTCGCCATCTTTCTCGTCCTAGTCGCACGAAAAGGCATCAGACAACGCCACCTGCAATCACAAGGATACTGA
- a CDS encoding putative bifunctional diguanylate cyclase/phosphodiesterase has protein sequence MPFPGVHDIHQLVYDSFHQSKQGLAMINHNGDIIMANTAFYTITNIQNETFDFHQFSSLALIDDTKKQDIQLALQETGSWEGKIWFNRQEGELSSYWLTVEAFHTSSPENLYYSITLTQANDPLEKRKEVHFLAYDDPLTKLSNRISFEKTFHAIFGENRNTYHIGALLFIDLDRFKLINDTFGHSCGDLLLKNAAERLRSCLHRPDLIARLGGDEFVCMLPFLDDEQAAIETAKDIIAAFSRPFTLHENELHVTVSIGISFHPHDGDNFETLLTQADSAMYRAKKAGRNNYATSKAELHASHFEHLQLENMLHNAIAGEQLVLCYQPQVNADTGQINAVEALVRWEHPEYGIISPGDFIPIAEESGLITEIDEWVLRTACWQNVQWQQKGYEPVKVSVNISTQQFMQKNLPNKIADVLADTQLDPTLLEIEITETMVMQDTDLSARQVERIRHMGVKVAIDDFGTGYSSFQYLKHFPADTLKIDRVFVKDVDTNDNSRSIMKSIINLGHELNMRVIAEGVETQQQLLQLRHRSIDDIQGFLFHKPMPAAHNWEKLFRKPTQ, from the coding sequence TTGCCATTTCCTGGTGTACATGACATCCATCAGTTGGTATACGACAGTTTTCATCAATCCAAACAAGGGCTGGCCATGATCAATCATAATGGGGATATCATCATGGCTAACACGGCTTTTTACACGATTACGAATATACAAAATGAAACATTCGATTTTCATCAATTTTCAAGTTTGGCTTTAATTGATGATACAAAAAAGCAGGACATCCAATTAGCACTTCAGGAAACAGGTTCATGGGAAGGGAAAATATGGTTCAACCGGCAGGAAGGGGAACTGTCGTCGTACTGGCTGACGGTGGAGGCGTTTCACACATCCTCACCGGAAAATCTGTATTATTCCATAACATTGACACAAGCAAATGACCCTTTGGAGAAACGAAAAGAAGTTCATTTTCTCGCCTATGATGACCCCTTGACAAAGTTATCGAACCGCATTTCATTTGAAAAAACGTTTCATGCAATCTTTGGTGAGAATCGAAACACCTATCATATCGGGGCACTATTATTCATTGATTTAGATCGTTTCAAGTTAATCAATGACACATTCGGCCATTCGTGTGGTGATTTATTGTTGAAAAATGCTGCCGAACGATTGCGCTCTTGTTTGCATCGGCCAGACTTAATTGCCCGTTTAGGCGGGGATGAGTTTGTATGTATGCTCCCGTTCCTCGATGATGAACAAGCTGCCATCGAAACAGCCAAGGACATTATTGCTGCATTTTCCAGACCGTTTACCCTGCATGAAAACGAGTTGCATGTAACAGTAAGTATCGGTATCAGCTTCCACCCACACGACGGTGATAATTTTGAAACGCTATTGACACAGGCAGATTCAGCCATGTACCGGGCAAAAAAAGCAGGAAGAAACAATTATGCAACATCGAAGGCGGAATTACATGCATCTCATTTCGAACATCTGCAACTGGAGAACATGCTGCACAACGCGATCGCCGGGGAACAGCTTGTCCTTTGTTATCAACCCCAGGTTAATGCTGACACCGGGCAGATAAATGCAGTCGAAGCATTAGTGCGCTGGGAACATCCGGAATATGGTATCATCTCTCCCGGTGATTTTATACCGATAGCTGAAGAATCCGGTTTAATTACAGAAATTGACGAATGGGTGCTCCGAACAGCTTGCTGGCAAAATGTCCAATGGCAACAAAAGGGTTATGAGCCAGTGAAAGTTTCCGTCAACATCTCTACCCAGCAATTCATGCAAAAAAATCTTCCGAATAAAATAGCTGATGTGTTGGCGGACACACAACTGGATCCAACATTATTAGAAATAGAAATTACCGAAACAATGGTGATGCAGGATACCGATTTATCTGCCCGGCAAGTAGAACGAATCCGGCATATGGGCGTTAAAGTCGCTATTGATGACTTTGGAACCGGGTATTCTTCATTTCAGTATTTGAAGCATTTCCCGGCGGACACCTTGAAAATAGATCGGGTTTTTGTGAAGGATGTTGACACGAATGATAACAGCCGGTCTATCATGAAATCGATTATTAATCTGGGACACGAATTAAATATGCGTGTCATAGCAGAAGGCGTTGAAACCCAGCAGCAGCTTCTGCAGTTGCGCCATCGGTCAATTGACGATATACAAGGATTTCTGTTTCATAAACCAATGCCAGCAGCACACAATTGGGAAAAACTATTTCGTAAACCTACTCAGTAA
- a CDS encoding ABC transporter ATP-binding protein, whose product MNHNGEQPLLDVRNLTKTYSDFQLKDVNLVLPAGTIMGFLGRNGAGKSTTMKAIMDLIKRDEGDIHILGMPMPEEEVAVKEQVGYVGDTPLLNNAWTMERTLQFARQFYPNWNEEAVERHLERFGIAKDKKISELSKGMKVKASLVLAMAHEPRLLLLDEPTSGLDPVVRTEVLEMLLDFVQDESRSVLFSSHITSDVEKIADWVTVLDDGQIVFSEDKESLLDRYRRIVIPSESGEQANESPFLFHCQTTAGGYIGYTDRFQQFQRFAKGNWHAERLTLEELFVLLTGRKEE is encoded by the coding sequence ATGAATCATAACGGTGAACAGCCCTTATTGGATGTGCGCAACCTAACTAAAACGTATTCGGATTTTCAGTTAAAGGATGTGAATCTGGTTCTTCCCGCTGGCACGATTATGGGTTTTCTTGGCAGGAATGGTGCGGGGAAAAGTACGACCATGAAAGCGATTATGGATTTGATTAAGCGGGACGAAGGGGATATTCATATTCTTGGTATGCCGATGCCGGAAGAAGAGGTGGCCGTGAAAGAGCAAGTCGGCTACGTCGGGGATACGCCATTGTTGAATAACGCTTGGACGATGGAGAGGACATTGCAATTTGCCCGTCAGTTTTACCCAAATTGGAACGAGGAAGCGGTTGAACGACATTTGGAACGCTTCGGGATTGCTAAGGACAAAAAAATAAGCGAGTTATCTAAAGGGATGAAAGTAAAAGCATCACTCGTCCTGGCGATGGCACATGAGCCGAGACTGTTGCTTCTGGATGAGCCGACGTCCGGACTTGATCCTGTCGTGCGAACCGAGGTCCTGGAGATGTTATTGGATTTTGTTCAGGATGAAAGCCGCAGTGTGCTTTTTTCTTCGCATATTACGTCCGATGTGGAAAAAATTGCGGATTGGGTGACGGTGCTTGATGATGGGCAGATCGTTTTCAGCGAGGATAAGGAGTCGCTTCTGGATCGGTACCGGCGGATTGTTATTCCGAGTGAAAGCGGTGAACAGGCGAACGAATCGCCATTTTTGTTTCACTGTCAAACAACCGCTGGCGGGTATATTGGCTATACCGACCGTTTTCAGCAATTTCAGCGTTTCGCTAAGGGGAACTGGCACGCCGAACGCCTGACGTTGGAAGAACTGTTCGTATTGTTGACAGGACGGAAGGAGGAGTAA